The window GCTGAGGCAGTATGAGCACCGGGGCAATAATATCGTCACCAAAATCGATTCAGACGACAGTTTGATGGTGGTGGCCGATTATTTTCAACTGGAACAGGTCTTCCTTAATATGGTAATTAATGCCGAGTTCTTTATGAGTAAGGAAAACGGGGGCGGTCAACTCACCATCAAAACCGAACGGGTGGGACGGATGGTCAATATCAGCTTCTCCGATACCGGTCCCGGCATACCGTTGGAAATTCAGGACCATGTTTTCGATCCTTTTTTCACGACTAAACCTGAGGGCAAGGGAACCGGCCTGGGATTGACTATCTGTCACGGCATTATCGAGCAATACGGCGGGCGTATCGGCGTTTCCAGCCAGCCGGGTGAGGGCGCCACCTTCGTTATCGAATTGCCACAGCCAACGGATTGATTCGATCCGGCGGCAGATTTTCAGCGTGCGGCATTCAGATACTCATATGGATCAAGGATAATTGAACTCGCGACTTAGATCCGCCCCTCTCGTTCAACAGACCGCGCCTGCGTGTCGCCGGTTTGCCGGGGACAGGATTGAAGTATTGACACTGCCTCCGGGAAGTGATACACTAACCGATTGTTTGTGGTATGACAACGCAAACGGCAGATGATGCGTAAAATAAGCAGTCTGCCGCGGGCCTGTAGAAGGGTGAGCTTGTCTCATCCTTTATATTTGTCCGGAAGATAATTAAGGAGCACATACATGCCGACGGTAAACCAGTTGATCAGAAAAGGGCGCCGTAAACTAACCAAGAAAGCCAAGACGCCCGCACTGCATTATAATTTCAATGCGCTCAAGAACCGCAACGTCTATGGCGCTGGTTCTCCGCAAAAACGCGGCGTGTGTCTCCAGGTGAAAACCACGACCCCCAAGAAACCGAATTCGGCGCTGCGGAAAATCGCCCGCGTCCGTTTGTCCAACCATATGGAAGTCACGGCTTATATTCCCGGCGAAGGCCACAACCTGCAGGAACATTCAGTAGTGCTAATCCGCGGCGGCCGCGTGCCGGATTTACCGGGTGTCCGCTACCACATCGTCCGCGGCACTCTGGATACAGCCGGGGTGGCCAACCGCAAACAGGGGCGCTCCAAATACGGCGCCAAAGTGGCCAAAGCGGGCAAGGCCGGACCGGTCAAGAAGAAATAGAACCCCGACAAACTGGGAGGCATATAGAGGATTATGGCAAGACGTAGTTCCGGCATAAAAAGGAATCCTGTGGCACCTGACGCGAAATACAACAGCGTAATAGTCGCCAAACTTATCAACCGCCTGATGTACTCCGGCAAACAGAACACCGCGGAGCAGGTGGTGTATGGTGCCATGGATATAATGGGTGCCCAGGAGGGCAAGGACGCCGTTACCCTGGTGGAACAGGCGGTCAAAAATGTTACCCCCCTGATCGAGGTCAAGGCTCGCCGCGTCGGCGGAGCCAACTACCAGGTACCGGTGGAAGTACGCCCCGAGCGCGCCTTCTCCCTGGCGCTGCGGTGGCTGGCCAAATCATCACGGGCCCGCACCGGTAAGTCCATGGCGGAAAAACTGTCAGCCGAACTTACTGATGCCGCCAAGGGGCTTGGATCAGCGGTCAAGAAGCGTGAAGAAACACATAAGATGGCCGAGGCCAACCGTGCCTTCGCTCACTATCGCTGGTAATTAACAGGAGATTTTCGGTTCCCCGGAAATATTGAAACGAACAACATGAGCCAAGATAGAACATTTCAATTAGATAAAATCCGCAATATCGGCATCATCGCCCATATTGATGCCGGTAAGACGACAACGACCGAGCGCGTCCTTTATTACACTGGACGCACCTACAAGATCGGCAACGTCGATGACGGCAACACGGTGATGGACTGGATGCAGCAAGAACGTGAACGCGGCATCACCATCACTTCCGCGGCTACCGCCTGTCACTGGCGGGATTATCGCATTAATATCATCGACACTCCCGGACACGTGGACTTCACCGCTGAGGTCGAACGTTCCCTTCGGGTCCTCGACGGCGGCGTGGTCGTCTTCGACGGCGTGGCCGGCGTGGAAGCGCAGTCGGAAACGGTATGGCGTCAGGCCAACCGCTACGGTGTGCCTCGTATTTGTTTTATCAATAAGATGGATCGCACCGGCG is drawn from Dehalogenimonas sp. THU2 and contains these coding sequences:
- the rpsL gene encoding 30S ribosomal protein S12 encodes the protein MPTVNQLIRKGRRKLTKKAKTPALHYNFNALKNRNVYGAGSPQKRGVCLQVKTTTPKKPNSALRKIARVRLSNHMEVTAYIPGEGHNLQEHSVVLIRGGRVPDLPGVRYHIVRGTLDTAGVANRKQGRSKYGAKVAKAGKAGPVKKK
- the rpsG gene encoding 30S ribosomal protein S7; the protein is MARRSSGIKRNPVAPDAKYNSVIVAKLINRLMYSGKQNTAEQVVYGAMDIMGAQEGKDAVTLVEQAVKNVTPLIEVKARRVGGANYQVPVEVRPERAFSLALRWLAKSSRARTGKSMAEKLSAELTDAAKGLGSAVKKREETHKMAEANRAFAHYRW